The following proteins come from a genomic window of Micromonospora echinofusca:
- a CDS encoding sugar transferase, translating to MTSATLLTPASTSSRPDEPRPGPARTRERAYVRSLVVLDTTVLTVAVLVGYVARFGDDAPGGSKIPYVLVAPGLVLAWLVSLRVLRCYDDRVLGYGADEYRRVGTASLRLAGGIAIAGYIADVGVSRGFLGISFAVGMLGLEVARFAARKRLHRARSEGAGWSRKVLVVGDTAHVLELVHTLRREPYAGYQVVGACIPDALLAPVAQRLGDVPVVGSFRGIPEAATAIGADTVAVTASGELTATRLRRLGWQLEGTGIDLVVAPALTDVAGPRIHTRPVAGLPLIHVEAPEFRGARKLVKGFVDRAVSSVALTLLLPLLAAIALAIKIDSRGPVLFRQTRVGQGGREFGVYKFRTMVVDADALLAALAARNETDGLMFKMRDDPRVTRIGRLLRKWSLDELPQLVNVLLGHMSLVGPRPPLPSEVARYDGDVARRLLVKPGMTGLWQVSGRSDLSWEDGIRLDLYYVENWSLAADLTILWKTFGAVVNSRGAY from the coding sequence GTGACCTCAGCGACGCTGTTGACCCCCGCCAGCACGTCGTCGAGACCGGACGAACCACGACCAGGGCCGGCCCGCACCCGCGAGCGCGCCTACGTCCGCTCCCTGGTGGTGCTGGACACCACCGTCCTGACCGTCGCCGTGCTCGTCGGCTACGTCGCCCGGTTCGGCGACGACGCCCCCGGCGGCTCGAAGATCCCCTACGTCCTGGTCGCCCCGGGGCTGGTGCTCGCCTGGCTGGTCTCGCTGCGGGTGCTGCGCTGCTACGACGACCGCGTCCTCGGCTACGGCGCCGACGAGTACCGGCGGGTCGGCACCGCCAGCCTGCGCCTCGCCGGCGGTATCGCGATCGCCGGCTACATCGCCGACGTGGGCGTCTCCCGGGGATTCCTCGGCATCTCGTTCGCCGTCGGGATGCTCGGCCTGGAGGTGGCCCGGTTCGCCGCCCGCAAGCGGTTGCACCGGGCGCGGTCCGAGGGTGCCGGCTGGTCGCGCAAGGTGCTGGTGGTCGGCGACACCGCGCACGTGCTGGAGCTGGTGCACACGCTGCGCCGCGAGCCGTACGCGGGCTACCAGGTGGTCGGCGCGTGCATCCCGGACGCGCTGCTCGCCCCGGTGGCCCAGCGGCTGGGCGACGTGCCGGTGGTCGGTTCGTTCCGGGGCATCCCCGAGGCGGCCACCGCCATCGGCGCGGACACCGTCGCGGTGACCGCCTCCGGCGAGCTGACCGCCACCCGGCTGCGGCGGCTGGGTTGGCAGCTGGAGGGCACCGGCATCGACCTGGTGGTGGCCCCGGCGCTGACCGACGTCGCCGGCCCGCGCATCCACACCCGGCCGGTCGCCGGGCTGCCGCTGATCCACGTCGAGGCGCCGGAGTTCCGGGGGGCCCGCAAGCTGGTCAAGGGCTTCGTCGACCGGGCTGTCTCCTCGGTGGCCCTGACGCTGCTGCTGCCGTTGCTGGCCGCCATCGCGCTGGCCATCAAGATCGACAGTCGGGGCCCGGTGCTGTTCCGGCAGACCCGCGTCGGGCAGGGCGGGCGGGAGTTCGGCGTCTACAAGTTCCGCACCATGGTGGTCGACGCCGACGCCCTGCTGGCCGCGCTGGCCGCCCGCAACGAGACCGACGGCCTGATGTTCAAGATGCGCGACGACCCGCGGGTGACCCGGATCGGGCGGCTGTTGCGCAAGTGGTCGCTGGACGAGCTGCCGCAGCTGGTCAACGTCCTGCTCGGGCACATGAGCCTGGTCGGCCCCCGTCCGCCGCTGCCCTCGGAGGTGGCCCGCTACGACGGCGACGTGGCCCGCCGCCTGCTGGTCAAGCCGGGCATGACGGGGCTCTGGCAGGTCAGCGGCCGGTCCGACCTGAGCTGGGAGGACGGCATCCGGCTCGACCTCTACTACGTGGAGAACTGGTCGCTCGCGGCCGACCTGACGATCCTGTGGAAGACCTTCGGCGCGGTGGTCAACAGTCGCGGGGCGTACTGA
- a CDS encoding GTP-binding protein, which yields MDSVRYDRTGSGSRIPLALKILIAGGFGAGKTTLVSALSEVRPLQTEEVLTGASIGTDDLSGVEAKSTTTVAMDFGRITINDDLQVYLFGTPGQDRFWFLWDELAFGALGAVVLADTRRLADCFPSIDYFEQRGVPFVVGVNCFDGARKFSLESVRQALDLDPDVPLVLCDARDRQSGKEVLIELVEHVARQRGEPVPTA from the coding sequence GTGGACTCCGTGCGCTATGACCGAACCGGATCCGGCTCCCGGATCCCGCTCGCGCTCAAGATCCTGATCGCCGGGGGCTTCGGCGCCGGCAAGACGACGCTGGTGAGCGCGCTCAGCGAGGTCCGGCCGTTGCAGACCGAGGAGGTGCTGACCGGCGCCAGCATCGGCACCGACGACCTCTCCGGCGTCGAGGCGAAGTCGACCACGACGGTGGCGATGGACTTCGGCCGGATCACGATCAACGACGATCTCCAGGTCTACCTCTTCGGCACCCCGGGACAGGATCGGTTCTGGTTCCTCTGGGACGAGCTGGCGTTCGGGGCGCTCGGCGCGGTGGTGCTCGCCGACACCCGCCGGCTGGCCGACTGCTTCCCGTCGATCGACTACTTCGAGCAGCGGGGCGTGCCGTTCGTGGTGGGGGTGAACTGCTTCGACGGCGCCCGGAAGTTCAGCCTGGAGTCCGTACGCCAGGCGCTGGACCTCGACCCCGACGTGCCGCTGGTGCTCTGCGACGCGCGGGACCGGCAGTCCGGCAAGGAGGTGCTGATCGAGCTGGTCGAGCACGTGGCCCGGCAGCGCGGCGAGCCCGTGCCGACGGCCTGA
- a CDS encoding PP2C family protein-serine/threonine phosphatase: MSEPVNRARHVLNEAPADLLLDRIADVLAAGYGTTRVELLQVDYRLAALLPLLGDEPVTTPGHPAWRCFDHQAPIVADDTGYLPVSMRGERRGVLVVAPVPTRPGALDELTEIATALAHEIAAVTDGTDVYRMASRSRRLTLAAEMQWELLPGRSRTRPSFRLAGQLEPAYAVRGDSFDWSDDGTRVWLSTINGTGEGVAAAMLTALATHALRNARRSGLGLADQAALADQAVYDLHRGDRHIAVLLMELDLRSGRLTVVDAGSPRLVLLRDGDVRELPLEAQFPLGMFEATDYQEQCFELCRDDRLFVVSDGVIDATGQSVRYGESALDRFLRRTGPMEPLDAVRSLIGDLRAFVAGDLIDDAVVVCLDWTGPQD, from the coding sequence ATGAGCGAACCGGTCAACCGGGCACGGCACGTCCTCAACGAGGCGCCCGCCGATCTCCTGCTGGACCGGATCGCCGACGTCCTGGCCGCGGGCTACGGGACGACCCGGGTGGAGCTGCTCCAGGTCGACTACCGGCTGGCCGCCCTGCTGCCGCTGCTCGGGGACGAGCCCGTCACCACACCGGGGCACCCCGCCTGGCGCTGCTTCGACCACCAGGCCCCGATCGTCGCCGACGACACCGGCTACCTTCCCGTGTCGATGCGCGGGGAACGCCGGGGCGTACTGGTGGTGGCCCCCGTGCCGACGCGGCCGGGCGCGCTCGACGAGCTGACGGAGATCGCGACCGCGCTCGCCCACGAGATCGCCGCCGTCACCGACGGCACGGACGTGTACCGGATGGCAAGCCGCAGCAGGCGGCTCACCCTCGCCGCCGAGATGCAGTGGGAGCTGCTGCCTGGCCGCAGCCGGACCCGCCCGTCGTTCCGCCTGGCCGGGCAGCTGGAACCGGCGTACGCGGTACGCGGCGACAGCTTCGACTGGTCCGACGACGGCACCCGGGTCTGGTTGTCGACCATCAACGGCACGGGCGAGGGGGTGGCCGCCGCGATGCTGACCGCGCTCGCCACCCACGCGCTGCGCAACGCCCGCCGGTCCGGGCTCGGCCTCGCCGACCAGGCGGCCCTCGCCGACCAGGCCGTCTACGACCTGCACCGGGGCGACCGGCACATCGCGGTGCTGCTGATGGAGCTGGACCTGCGCTCGGGGCGGCTCACCGTCGTCGACGCCGGGTCGCCCCGCCTGGTGCTGCTGCGCGACGGGGACGTGCGGGAGCTGCCGTTGGAGGCGCAGTTCCCGCTCGGCATGTTCGAGGCCACCGACTACCAGGAGCAGTGCTTCGAGCTGTGCCGCGACGACCGGCTCTTCGTGGTCAGCGACGGCGTCATCGACGCCACCGGGCAGAGCGTCCGGTACGGCGAGAGCGCGCTGGACAGGTTCCTGCGCCGGACCGGGCCGATGGAGCCGCTGGACGCCGTCCGCTCGCTGATCGGCGACCTGCGTGCGTTCGTCGCCGGCGACCTGATCGACGACGCGGTGGTGGTCTGTCTCGACTGGACGGGCCCGCAGGACTGA
- a CDS encoding sensor histidine kinase, with the protein MNTRDWPIRSKLTALVVVPVTALLALWIFATTLTFGPALDLLAARTLLYDLGRPGETVVAELQRERRLSVVQLAGDGDAPGLAEQRQRTDRAIAELRRRVGGEDLRDAADDILDARLDQLVTALEALPAGRGFIDRRAVDRAGAVGLYSGMINSAFQAFSAMASLPDRELNRQALAVTALGRSRELLGQTDALLAGAFTAGRFADGEHLQLVQTIGNQRFLAETAVADLPDAERAAFQRLTEGEAFGRLRAMQDTLVGAGSTTRPAVDPAAWQESYLAVHEALRKFELAQADGLADRSVPSAVRILVRLAAAGVLGLAAVVVSVLVALRVGRNLAHRLTGVRTAALETAERRLPDVVARLRRGEQVDVAREAPPLEYGGDEIGQVARAFTEVQRTAVQSAVDEVTLRRGLNEVFLNIARRSQGLVHRQLALLDRMERHTEDPDELAELFRVDHLATRLRRHAEDLVILAGAAPGRGWRNPVATVDLVRGAISEVEPYDRVDITAVAPAGVLGRAVGDVIHLLAELIENATAFSRPQTRVEVAGQHVANGYAIEITDRGLGMSAAALEDTNRRLARSPDFEPTETARLGHFVVARLAARHGVRVRLRPSDGGGLTAVVLIPADLVTDEPALAPTGGPPVASPATGTPEERRLARASRLSTLPRPARSAEPATAAPAPARPAPSSGGAAARGAAGGGPTPGDAAVGGPLPNGVASGGPAPVEAVGEIDGLPRRVRRRPAAVRPRAAAPGGGQPPGAGPGRGSALDGPTLRQPVIESPVPRSPEEARRAMSALQAGTARGRAAAAGAAPGQATADGQGQPREDPSPTPAERPVDPEPMTATERDA; encoded by the coding sequence TTGAACACCCGCGACTGGCCGATCCGCTCGAAGCTGACCGCACTGGTCGTCGTGCCGGTGACCGCGCTGCTGGCGCTCTGGATCTTCGCCACGACGCTGACCTTCGGGCCCGCCCTCGACCTGCTCGCCGCCCGCACCCTCCTCTACGACCTCGGCCGTCCCGGCGAGACCGTGGTGGCCGAGCTGCAACGGGAGCGCCGACTGTCGGTGGTGCAGTTGGCGGGCGACGGCGACGCACCGGGGCTCGCGGAGCAGCGGCAGCGGACCGACCGGGCGATCGCCGAGCTGCGCCGCCGGGTCGGCGGGGAGGACCTGCGCGACGCCGCCGACGACATCCTCGACGCCCGGCTCGACCAGCTGGTCACCGCCCTGGAGGCGCTGCCGGCCGGGCGGGGCTTCATCGACCGGCGGGCGGTGGACCGGGCCGGCGCGGTCGGGCTCTACAGCGGCATGATCAATTCGGCCTTCCAGGCGTTCTCCGCGATGGCCAGCCTGCCGGACCGCGAGCTCAACCGGCAGGCCCTCGCCGTCACCGCGCTCGGCCGGTCGCGGGAGCTGCTCGGGCAGACCGACGCCCTGCTCGCCGGAGCGTTCACCGCCGGCCGGTTCGCCGACGGCGAGCATCTCCAGCTCGTGCAGACCATCGGCAACCAGCGGTTCCTCGCCGAGACGGCGGTCGCCGACCTGCCGGACGCCGAGCGCGCCGCGTTCCAGCGATTGACCGAGGGGGAGGCCTTCGGTCGGCTGCGGGCGATGCAGGACACGCTGGTCGGCGCCGGATCCACCACGCGGCCGGCGGTGGACCCGGCCGCCTGGCAGGAGAGCTACCTGGCGGTGCACGAGGCGCTGCGGAAGTTCGAGCTGGCGCAGGCCGACGGGCTCGCCGACCGGTCGGTGCCGTCGGCCGTACGCATCCTGGTCCGGCTCGCCGCCGCCGGCGTGCTGGGGCTGGCCGCCGTCGTGGTCTCGGTCCTCGTGGCGCTGCGGGTCGGTCGCAACCTCGCGCACCGGCTCACCGGCGTACGCACGGCGGCGCTGGAGACGGCCGAGCGCCGGCTGCCCGACGTGGTGGCCCGGCTGCGCCGGGGCGAGCAGGTCGACGTCGCGCGGGAGGCGCCCCCGCTGGAGTACGGCGGCGACGAGATCGGTCAGGTGGCGCGGGCGTTCACCGAGGTGCAGCGCACCGCGGTCCAGTCGGCCGTCGACGAGGTGACCCTACGGCGCGGCCTCAACGAGGTGTTCCTGAACATCGCCCGGCGCAGCCAGGGGCTGGTGCATCGGCAGCTCGCGCTGCTGGACCGGATGGAGCGGCACACCGAGGACCCGGACGAGCTGGCGGAGCTGTTCCGCGTCGACCACCTCGCCACCCGGCTGCGGCGGCACGCCGAGGACCTGGTCATCCTGGCCGGGGCGGCCCCGGGCCGGGGCTGGCGCAACCCGGTGGCGACGGTCGACCTCGTCCGGGGGGCGATCTCCGAGGTCGAGCCGTACGACCGGGTCGACATCACCGCCGTGGCGCCCGCCGGCGTGCTTGGTCGGGCCGTCGGCGACGTGATCCACCTGCTCGCCGAGCTGATCGAGAACGCCACGGCGTTCTCGCGGCCGCAGACCCGGGTCGAGGTCGCCGGGCAGCACGTGGCGAACGGCTACGCGATCGAGATCACCGACCGGGGCCTGGGCATGTCCGCCGCCGCGCTGGAGGACACGAACCGGCGGCTGGCCCGCTCGCCCGACTTCGAGCCGACCGAGACCGCCCGCCTCGGGCACTTCGTGGTGGCCCGGCTGGCGGCCCGGCACGGCGTCCGGGTGCGGCTGCGCCCGTCCGACGGCGGCGGGCTGACCGCCGTGGTGCTCATCCCCGCCGACCTGGTCACCGACGAGCCCGCCCTGGCCCCGACCGGCGGCCCGCCGGTGGCAAGCCCGGCCACGGGGACCCCGGAGGAGCGGCGGCTCGCCCGGGCGAGCCGGCTCAGCACGCTGCCCCGCCCGGCCCGCTCCGCCGAGCCCGCCACGGCGGCCCCGGCCCCCGCGCGTCCGGCCCCGTCGTCCGGAGGTGCCGCAGCGCGCGGTGCGGCTGGCGGCGGTCCGACTCCGGGCGACGCGGCTGTCGGCGGTCCGCTCCCGAACGGCGTGGCTTCCGGCGGCCCGGCCCCCGTCGAGGCGGTCGGGGAGATCGACGGGCTGCCGCGGCGGGTGCGTCGGCGGCCGGCGGCGGTCCGGCCCCGGGCGGCGGCCCCGGGCGGGGGGCAGCCGCCCGGGGCCGGCCCGGGGCGCGGGTCCGCGCTGGACGGCCCGACGCTGCGGCAACCGGTGATCGAGAGTCCCGTCCCGCGCAGCCCGGAAGAGGCACGGCGGGCGATGTCCGCCCTCCAGGCCGGCACCGCCCGAGGCCGCGCGGCGGCCGCCGGCGCGGCCCCCGGGCAGGCCACCGCCGACGGGCAGGGTCAGCCACGCGAGGACCCGAGCCCGACGCCGGCCGAGCGGCCGGTGGACCCCGAACCGATGACCGCGACTGAGAGGGACGCCTGA
- a CDS encoding lactonase family protein → MTGQGEIVHIGGYTAHSGGRGTGIVAARRDPASGELTPLGTVATTPSPSFLVRHPRLPVLYAVNELPDGQVSAFRVGADGDLTPLGSRPTGGAEPCHLAVVPGGDHLVVANYGGGSVTVFPLDPDGLPGERSDLVEHEGHGPDPERQDRAHAHMVNPAPGRGPLLAVDLGTDSIYRYDLDAATGRLVPRAPRVRTAAGVGPRHLARHPDGRRCWVAGELDGSVTAYELTDDGALHQRGRVEASDRPGHVQPSEIAVGPDGRHLYVANRGVGTVAVFAVSGELPELVAEVDTGGEWPRHFARAGEHLYVADERADMVRVFRVDAATGVPAPVGEPVAVPSPTCVLP, encoded by the coding sequence GTGACAGGTCAGGGCGAGATCGTCCACATCGGCGGCTACACGGCGCACAGCGGGGGTCGGGGCACCGGCATCGTCGCGGCGCGGCGGGACCCCGCCTCGGGTGAGCTGACCCCGCTCGGCACCGTCGCGACGACCCCCTCGCCGTCGTTCCTCGTCCGGCACCCGCGGCTGCCCGTGCTGTACGCCGTGAACGAGCTGCCCGACGGGCAGGTGAGCGCCTTCCGGGTCGGCGCCGACGGCGACCTCACCCCGCTCGGCAGCCGGCCCACCGGGGGCGCGGAGCCCTGCCACCTGGCGGTCGTGCCGGGCGGCGACCACCTCGTCGTGGCCAACTACGGCGGCGGCAGCGTGACGGTGTTCCCGCTCGACCCCGACGGGTTGCCGGGCGAGCGCAGCGACCTGGTGGAGCACGAGGGGCACGGGCCGGACCCGGAACGCCAGGACCGGGCGCACGCCCACATGGTGAACCCGGCTCCGGGCCGGGGCCCGCTGCTCGCCGTCGACCTCGGCACCGACTCGATCTACCGCTACGACCTGGACGCCGCCACCGGCCGGCTGGTGCCCCGGGCGCCCCGGGTGCGTACGGCCGCCGGCGTCGGTCCCCGGCACCTGGCCCGGCACCCCGACGGGCGGCGCTGCTGGGTGGCGGGGGAGCTGGACGGCTCGGTCACCGCCTACGAGCTGACCGACGACGGGGCGCTGCACCAGCGGGGCCGGGTCGAGGCCAGCGACCGGCCCGGGCACGTCCAGCCGTCGGAGATCGCGGTCGGCCCGGACGGGCGGCACCTCTACGTCGCCAACCGGGGGGTGGGCACCGTCGCGGTCTTCGCCGTCTCCGGTGAGCTGCCGGAGCTCGTCGCCGAGGTGGACACGGGCGGCGAGTGGCCGCGGCACTTCGCCCGGGCCGGGGAGCACCTCTACGTCGCCGACGAGCGGGCCGACATGGTCCGGGTCTTCCGGGTGGACGCGGCCACCGGCGTACCGGCTCCGGTCGGGGAGCCCGTGGCGGTGCCGAGCCCGACCTGCGTGCTGCCCTGA
- a CDS encoding substrate-binding domain-containing protein, whose protein sequence is MSAGRHRMRTNLHAATAAAAVGVLAVTAGGWFGYRQLTQPDCSGRLELSVAVAAELAPAVDDAAAQWVKDGAAVGDTCIAVNVTASDPVDVAATVAAKHGVTLAGVGQASGTSVSPDVWVPDSSTWLLRLKTGGATAFEPGNGASIARSPVVVAMPEPVATRLGWPQKKFSWTQLLQQVQSDKPLRTGIVEPTRDAAGLSGLLSLTAAASASGGPDAEKEKVAALRALATDRSALRPDLLARFPTASDPTTIASSLGAAALSEEDVIQYNSKKPPVRLAALYLEPAPAALDYPYAVLPGIEPAKASAARVLYEVLSSDSFRDRLASRSLRAPDGNWGAGFDAPQGAPSPAGGAPAPPTNGGGSAAGGLDPQAMDRAVSSWSIATQSGRMLAVIDVSGSMKEKVANAGNATRQQVTVEAARRGLNLFDDSWSIGLWTFSTQLVGARDHRELLPIGPLSRQRGKLEQSLGSIRSSTGNTGLYDTVLAAYQKVQDNWEPGRVNSIVLFTDGKNEDSDGITQQKLLGELNKIKDPERPVQVVIIGIGGDVSKAELKSITDVTGGGAFVTEDPTKIGDIFLKAIALRKAPA, encoded by the coding sequence GTGTCAGCAGGCCGCCATCGCATGCGTACGAACCTCCACGCAGCCACCGCAGCCGCCGCCGTGGGCGTCCTCGCCGTCACGGCCGGCGGCTGGTTCGGCTACCGGCAGCTGACGCAACCCGACTGCTCGGGGCGGCTCGAACTCTCCGTCGCGGTGGCGGCCGAACTCGCGCCGGCGGTCGACGACGCCGCCGCGCAGTGGGTGAAGGACGGCGCCGCGGTGGGCGACACCTGCATCGCGGTGAACGTCACGGCGTCCGATCCCGTCGACGTGGCCGCGACGGTCGCCGCCAAGCACGGCGTCACCCTGGCCGGCGTGGGGCAGGCCAGCGGCACGTCGGTCAGCCCGGACGTCTGGGTGCCCGACTCCTCCACGTGGCTGCTGCGGCTCAAGACCGGCGGCGCCACCGCCTTCGAGCCCGGCAACGGGGCGTCCATCGCGCGCAGCCCGGTGGTCGTGGCGATGCCGGAGCCGGTCGCGACCCGGCTGGGCTGGCCGCAGAAGAAGTTCAGCTGGACCCAGCTCCTGCAACAGGTGCAGAGCGACAAGCCGTTGCGCACCGGGATCGTCGAGCCGACCCGCGACGCCGCCGGCCTGTCCGGCCTGCTCTCGCTGACGGCCGCCGCCAGCGCCTCCGGCGGCCCCGACGCCGAGAAGGAGAAGGTCGCCGCGCTGCGGGCGCTGGCCACCGACCGCTCGGCGCTGCGGCCGGACCTGCTCGCCCGGTTCCCCACCGCCTCGGACCCGACGACGATCGCGAGCAGCCTGGGTGCGGCGGCGCTCTCGGAAGAGGACGTGATCCAGTACAACAGCAAGAAGCCGCCGGTGCGGCTGGCCGCGCTCTACCTGGAGCCGGCACCCGCGGCGCTGGACTACCCGTACGCGGTGCTGCCCGGCATCGAGCCGGCCAAGGCGTCGGCGGCGCGGGTGCTCTACGAGGTGCTCAGCAGCGACAGCTTCCGTGACCGGCTGGCGAGCCGGTCGCTGCGCGCGCCGGACGGCAACTGGGGGGCGGGCTTCGACGCGCCGCAGGGTGCGCCCAGTCCGGCCGGTGGCGCGCCGGCCCCGCCGACCAACGGCGGCGGCTCGGCTGCCGGCGGGCTCGACCCGCAGGCCATGGACCGGGCGGTCTCCAGTTGGTCGATCGCCACCCAGTCCGGCCGGATGCTCGCCGTCATCGACGTCTCCGGCTCGATGAAGGAGAAGGTGGCCAACGCGGGCAACGCGACCCGGCAGCAGGTCACCGTCGAGGCGGCCCGTCGAGGGCTGAACCTCTTCGACGACTCCTGGTCGATCGGTCTCTGGACGTTCTCCACCCAGCTGGTGGGCGCCCGCGACCACCGGGAGCTGCTGCCCATCGGGCCGTTGTCCCGTCAGCGTGGCAAGCTGGAGCAGTCCCTCGGCTCGATCCGCTCCTCGACCGGCAACACCGGCCTCTACGACACGGTGCTGGCGGCCTACCAGAAGGTGCAGGACAACTGGGAGCCCGGCCGGGTGAACTCGATCGTGCTCTTCACCGACGGCAAGAACGAGGACTCCGACGGCATCACGCAGCAGAAGCTGCTGGGCGAACTCAACAAGATCAAGGACCCGGAGCGGCCCGTCCAGGTCGTGATCATCGGTATCGGCGGCGACGTGAGCAAGGCCGAGCTGAAGTCGATCACCGACGTCACCGGCGGCGGGGCGTTCGTCACCGAGGACCCGACCAAGATCGGCGACATCTTCCTCAAGGCGATCGCCTTGCGCAAGGCTCCGGCCTGA
- a CDS encoding DUF742 domain-containing protein, translated as MRAESPGPQHEWLDDDAGPVVRPYTLTGGRVRSAADGFDLVAYVLAERAADPTVHPELHPEHRRLVELAARPVPVAELAADLDLAVGVVRVLLGDLLARGLVAVHQPTAATYLPDDDILKAVVSGLRAL; from the coding sequence ATGCGGGCTGAGTCGCCCGGGCCGCAGCACGAGTGGCTGGACGACGACGCCGGCCCGGTCGTGCGGCCCTACACCCTCACCGGCGGCCGGGTGCGCTCCGCCGCCGACGGGTTCGACCTGGTCGCGTACGTGCTGGCCGAGAGGGCCGCCGACCCGACCGTCCATCCCGAGCTGCACCCCGAGCACCGGCGCCTGGTGGAGCTGGCCGCCCGGCCGGTCCCCGTCGCGGAACTCGCGGCCGACCTCGACCTCGCGGTGGGCGTGGTCCGCGTACTCCTCGGTGACCTGCTGGCGCGGGGCCTGGTCGCGGTGCACCAGCCGACAGCCGCCACGTACCTGCCCGACGACGACATCCTCAAGGCGGTGGTCAGTGGACTCCGTGCGCTATGA
- a CDS encoding roadblock/LC7 domain-containing protein — MHPTRQSADLDWLLDELVERVPPARQAVVLSADGLLIGSSAGMDRVDAEHLSALASGFSSLARGASRQVAGGAVRQTVVEMESAYLFVTAAGQGACLAVVSDADADIGLVAYEMAMLVTRVGENLSAPARSTAGVADAG, encoded by the coding sequence ATGCATCCGACGAGGCAGAGCGCCGATCTCGACTGGTTGCTCGACGAACTGGTGGAACGGGTGCCGCCCGCCCGGCAGGCGGTGGTGCTCTCGGCGGACGGGCTGCTGATCGGCTCCTCCGCCGGCATGGACCGCGTCGACGCCGAGCACCTCTCCGCGCTGGCCTCCGGCTTCTCGAGCCTGGCGCGGGGCGCGAGCCGGCAGGTGGCCGGCGGAGCGGTCCGGCAGACCGTGGTGGAGATGGAGTCCGCGTACCTCTTCGTCACCGCCGCCGGGCAGGGCGCCTGCCTGGCCGTCGTCAGCGACGCGGACGCGGACATCGGCCTGGTGGCGTACGAGATGGCGATGCTCGTCACCCGGGTCGGGGAGAACCTGAGCGCGCCCGCCCGGTCGACGGCGGGGGTCGCCGATGCGGGCTGA
- a CDS encoding MarR family winged helix-turn-helix transcriptional regulator: MAVELDAVAGALLTVWEAARERTTSRVSGAQLRAIMLVEQHEGINLRRLATGLDMLLSSASRLCDRLVAAGMLEREPGRFDRREIALHLTPEARRLLTELRDDRRQQLAAILADMTPEGRQALLRGMREFDEAARHRDASVESVEAAGPWPGVPRERAATLPTQERSGNGPRVARTA; the protein is encoded by the coding sequence ATGGCCGTCGAGCTCGACGCGGTGGCCGGTGCCCTGCTGACGGTCTGGGAGGCCGCGCGCGAGCGCACGACCAGTCGGGTCTCGGGCGCGCAGTTGCGCGCGATCATGCTCGTCGAGCAGCACGAGGGAATCAACCTGCGCCGCCTGGCCACCGGGCTCGACATGCTGCTCTCCTCCGCCAGCCGACTCTGCGACCGCCTGGTGGCGGCGGGCATGTTGGAACGCGAGCCCGGCCGGTTCGACCGGCGGGAGATCGCGCTGCACCTCACCCCGGAGGCGCGCCGGCTCCTCACGGAGCTGCGGGACGACCGGCGCCAGCAGCTCGCGGCGATCCTCGCCGACATGACCCCCGAGGGGCGGCAGGCCCTGCTGCGCGGCATGCGGGAGTTCGACGAGGCGGCCCGCCACCGCGACGCGTCCGTGGAGTCCGTCGAGGCGGCCGGCCCCTGGCCGGGCGTGCCGAGGGAGCGCGCGGCAACCCTGCCGACGCAGGAGCGGTCCGGAAACGGGCCGCGGGTGGCCAGGACGGCCTGA